ATCGTCAGATACGCCAGCACCCGGCGCCTGCCTCCACACCTGCCGCAGGCGAACACGTCCAGCGCGAAGCTCCTGCGCAGCAACCCGGCCCAAGTAAGCCGCGGCGTGCGCTCTTGGGTCGGCTCCTGCCTCGTCGCTGCTAAAGGCGGCTCACTTGCCTCTTCCGGCTTCGGCTCTGTCCCCGCTTGAGGGAGCTCTGCCCCCGCTTGAGGGAGCCGGCCATGTACCACGTCAAGACGATGATCGTGGACGGCGTCTGGACTTCGGTGGGGTTGACCAACTTCGACCCGCGCTCGCTGCGGCTGAACAGCTCTGAACCGAGGCAGACATTCAGGCGCGGTTCTCGGACCAGGGCAGTCCCCACGCGGCATGCCCGATAGGCATGCTAGTCCCTACGAACAAGTATTGTTCCGGGATTTTCTTCCGTACGAGACTCTCACCCAAGGCAGATCACTTGGCCCTCTGCTGGCCTCCCAATGCAACCCACTGCCGTGAAAAAGGACCCCATGTCTGCACTCCGACTCCTGGCTCTCTCGCACCTGTTGCTCGTCGGCCTCCATGCGCGTGGAGACGAGCTTCGTCCCGGGGCCGATCTGATCGTTTTCAACGCGAAGATCACCACTCAGCACCTAGCGCAGCCGACGGCTTCCGCGGTCGCGATCAAAAGAGGGCGGATCTACGCAGTGGGCGACGACGCCGAGATCCTCGCCCTCAAGAACAGCAAAACCAAACTGATCGATGCGGAGGGGCATCGCCTGATCCCGGGCATCAATGATGCCCACGTCCACGTGCTGAATGAGAACAACTACAACTACAACGTGAGGTGGGACGGGGTTCCCACCTTGAGCCGCGCCCTCGAGATGTTGAAGGAACAGGCCAAAAGAACGCCCAAGGGCCAATGGGTCAAGGTGATCGGGGGTTGGTCGCCGTATCAGTTCAAGGAGAACCGGTTCCCGACCTTGGAGGAGCTGAACGCCGCGGTACCTGACCGGCCGTACATCGTTCAATACGCCTACAACCAGGCGTTCTTGAACGAGTTGGCGATGAAGGAGATCGGCGTGGGAACCCCCAAGTTCCAGATGCCGCCCGGCACGGAATTCGAGAAAGACATGCAAGGCAAGTACACCGGCGTCGTGCGAGGGTTCACCTGGACCTTCGTGGCGCTCGAAGCGGTGGTCCCGTTGCCTTCCTTCGCGGAGAAGGTGAACTCGCTCGCCTACGCGATCAACGACTTGAACCGGTTCGGAGTGGTATCGGCGCTGGAGTCCGGCAGCATCATCCCCTACCCGGAAGGGCACAAGCCCATCGAAGCCCTGATCAGGGATCAGCGTTTGAACGTTCGTTTCCCTTTCATGGATCTCCAGCTCGTCGAGCCCGGCGCTTCGATGGTGGACGCCGAGATCGATGCCATCACCAAGAAGTCTCCGACCAGCCCCGGGGACAACACGCACCCGACCCTGGCGCATGGTCACGAATACCAAACCAACGGAGAAGTGCTGAACGCCCAACTCCACGACCATGAGAACTTCGACCGGCCGGCTGTGGTGATCGATCGGGAATTCATGCGAAAGACCGTCGAAGAGGACGTGGGCAAGCTGGTGAAGCGGCGAAGCCCGTTCCGGATGCATATCAGCTACGACGAGAACATCTCTCCATTCCTGGATGCTCTGGAAGCGCTGAACAAGAAAACGCCTTTCGACGGCCTGCGGTGGAGCATCGAGCACGCCGAAACGATCAGCCCGAAAAACATCGAAAGGATCAAGAAACTGGGCGGCGGAATCGCGCTGGACGACAAGATGGCGCTCCACGGAGACGGCTTCATCAAGACCCACGGCCGCGAGGTGGCCCTGCAGACGCCTCGCTTGCGTCAGCTCGTCGACAGCGGGATCCCGCTGGCCATGACCACCGACGGATTCAGGGCTTCTTCTTACAACCCGTGGGTGGCTATCCAGTGGATGGTCACCGGCAAGTCGGTGTCGGGCTCGGAGATCCTGGCCAAGGACAACCGCCTGAGCCGGGAAGAGGCGCTCAAACTCTATACTTTGGGTGCCGCGTGGTTCACCAAGACCGAGAACGAGAGCGGGAGGATCGCGCCGGGCAACCTAGCGGACTTCGCGCTGCTGAGCACCGACTACTTCTCGGTGCCGGAAGAGGAGATCCAGCATATCACTTCCGTGATGACCGTCGTGGACGGGAAGGTCGTGTTCGGTGCGGGCAAATACAGCAAACTCGCTCCGGAACTGCCGAAGATCATCCCGACGTGGTCCCCGATCAAGTACTTCGGCGGCTACTATGGCGCGAAATGACGAGCTGAAACCCATGGGCCAAAGCGTGAACAAAGCGCATGGAGCCGCCGGAGCGGACGTGATCATCGTGGGCGCTGGGTCGGCGGGGGCCGTCCTGGCCCGCCGATGGGCGCGGAGAGCGATCCGACCTCGGTCGTGGATCGATGGGGACAGGTTCGGGCCGTGGAAGGCCTACGGGTCATCGATTCGTCGATCATTCCGGCGATCCCGTCGGTTCCTACCAATCTGACCACGATCATGTTGGCCGAGAAGCTCGCCCATGAGCTGTTCCGATGAGAGGCGTCAGACGATGAGCAGACCCGCCGCCGGACGAAGCGACTTCAGCTTCACGGCGGCCAGGATGGCCAGGAAGTCGGTCCCTGCCGAGGACAGCTTGGCTTGATCGTAGATCACCACGACGGGCAGCCTGGGCGGGGCCGGCAGCACCGGACGGAAGTTGAGCCGGCTGCCCGCGAGCTTAGCCATCGTCTCGAAGCCGATCGCGACGCCTTTGCCGGACTCGACGGCCGCGAAGAGACTGGAGATCCCGTCGCACTCCATCACGATGTTCGGCTCCTCGGTGAACCCGGAGAGGATCTTCCGGATCGCCGAATGAGCCTCCGGGTGCTCGCTCTTCGTGAAGGTGATCAGCCCTTCCTTCGCGACTTCGGCCAACGGCACTTGCTTCAGCTTCGCGAAACGGTGCTCTTTGGGGAAAGCCACGGTGACGCCGTAGCTTCCGAGCTCTTTCATCGCCAGCCCCTCGAATGACTGGGGGGCGACGCCGATGGTGATTCCGAGATCCAGCTTCAGATCCCTCACGCCGCGGACGATCCCGTTGCTCGACAGGTCTTTTAGCTCGATCTGGATCGATGGATGCTGCTTGTGGAAAACCCGCATCGCTTGCTTCAGGAGTTCCACGGCCGGCGTGGCGGCGAATCCGATCCTCAGGATGGACCGATGCGAAGGCGATTTCCGTCGCACCTTCTCGACGGCGTCTTCGACCCGACGAAGGATGACCTTGCATTCGGCGAGAAACACCTTGCCCGCTTCCGTCAGAGCGATGGAATTGGGATATCGCTCGAGGAGCTCGACTCCGAGCTCCTCCTCCAAGTCGCGGATTTGCCGACTGAGCGCAGGTTGAGAAACATGAAGCAGTTGCGCCGCGCGGGTCACGCTGAGCTGCTCGGCAACCGCCGCGAAATACCTCACGTGTCTGAGTTCCATGATCGCAGCATAACCAAAAGGCATGCTAGCGGCACCTAAGGGGCAGTCCGCGCCCCAGCTCGCCTGCCTCCGCCAGCAGCGTGGCGAGGTTATCCCTCACCGCCTCATACAGGATCATCGAGGGAGAGCAGCTCACACTGCGTACGCAGTCGCTCACTGTCGATCCCAACGTTAGAAATCAGGGCTCGGGCTGCGACGCGCAGATAACCACGGAGGTAAGTTGGGAGAACAACACGCTCGTGATTCCGGCGACCGTGAGTAGCTCGGGCACCGTGGAACAGTTCGTCCGCGACAAAAAGAAGGGCACGACGGCGACGAAGCCCCTTAGCTCGTCTCAGGAGTCGTGCTCCGTCAGTCTCACGAAGGGCCGCTACTCGCTGACAGTCCGCGATGACGGGGTGGTCCTTCTCACGTCCTCGGCGGAGCCGGGTGTAGTGGAGCTGGAGCCGATAGACGACGTGGAGCCGAAGTTCTTCGAGCGCTTCAATGCCCTGGTGAAGTAAGGCGCGCAGCAGAGCGCGGGGTGTTGAGCCCCAAGCACCCTGTCAGCCCTTACGTCGGCAAGCTGCTGCTCGCTGTCCCCGTGCTGCACCCATCGCGAGCGGAGTGGGCTAGTTGTTGATGACTCGAAAGACTCTCCAAGGCGCTGCTGGAGAGTCCCTGCGGAGGAGCCAGCAATTCACACCGACCGTGCTCGGCTGGAGCGTATACGTACCGATGGTGTAGAAATGGAGGCCATCGGGCATCGGTAGGTACTCCCAGCCCTCGTACTGCATGACGAGCAGGTTCTTTTCTTTGCTGCTCGAGCCACGGTACGCGCCGACGATGCCATCGTAATAGGCTTGCCGCCCGTAGATGAGGCCAGTGCCTGACGTCGACTCGGGGGCGTTGGCGATGCCGACATCCTCGGTCGCCAGCTCCTTCATTGCTTCGAACTTCTCTGCTGCGTAAAGCTGGTTCCAGGTTCGAGCGAACTGCTTCACTTTCTCAATCTCGGACTTCACATCAAAAGTCACGGGCTTGCTTTCGGTCATGCCCGCCACGCTAGCTCACCCGCGGCCGACCTACGCGGGTTGAGGGGACACCTCTCCTGCAGGCGGTGACGAGGCGGCCTCGGGACGCTTGCCCGGCGTTCCGGTGAAGAGGAACTGCAGCGCGGCGGGCGCGCGCTTGCGCCAGTCGTGCTCACTGTGCGTTCCGTCCTGGTCCGCGATCCAGCAGAGCGAGGTGTCGTCCCAGCCGCGCTCGCGCAGGTGGTGGACCAGGCGCTCCGCGTCGGCGACGACCGAGCCCCCGTCCTCCTTGGCGCCCGCGTCGATGTAGATACGCGACGTCCAGGGCTTCGGCTGCGCGGCGACGTAGTCGAAGATCTTCCGCTCCGCGAACCAGAAGGACGGCGACATGCACAGCGCGGCGCCGAACAGGTCCGGATGGCGGAAGTGCGCGTAGAGCGCGGCGAGGCCGCCCATCGATGAGCCGCCCACGGCGGTGCCCGCCGGGTCCGTCCGCACCTTGAACTCCTGGGCGATTTGCGGAGCCAGCTCCGCCTTCACCCACGCGAGCAGGTCATCCGCCCGCCCCGCGCTGTCACCCGAGGTGAAGGGCGACAGCTCGTCGAGCCGCGAGGAGCCGCCGTGGTCGATCCCCACGATGACCGGCGCGGGCAGCCCCTGCTCCGCCAACTGCTTCACCGCGTGGTGGACGTACCACCCGCCCGAGAACGAGGGCGCGTCGTGAAAGATGTTCTGTCCGTCGAACATGAACAGCACCGGCGCGCCACCCGCCGCTTCGTTCGGCGCGTACACGCGCACGTGGCGTTCCTGCCCCAGGCCGGGCACCTGGAAAGGCCCCAACAGGTAGATGATGTGCTCTGCCATGAATGTGGGCATCCCCTCGTTGGGCCCAATTTTTGAAGCACTCCGCGTCATGGCAAGCCCCCTTCCACACGAATGGCGAAAATCTCGGTGGGGGAGCGGAGGCGGCTCGGGAGCGGGAGAAGGACTTACAGCGCTTCCAGAGGGTGTGCGATGAAGGGTCGTCCATATGACGCCACGTT
Above is a genomic segment from Hyalangium ruber containing:
- a CDS encoding GMC oxidoreductase produces the protein MGAESDPTSVVDRWGQVRAVEGLRVIDSSIIPAIPSVPTNLTTIMLAEKLAHELFR
- a CDS encoding LysR family transcriptional regulator codes for the protein MPFGYAAIMELRHVRYFAAVAEQLSVTRAAQLLHVSQPALSRQIRDLEEELGVELLERYPNSIALTEAGKVFLAECKVILRRVEDAVEKVRRKSPSHRSILRIGFAATPAVELLKQAMRVFHKQHPSIQIELKDLSSNGIVRGVRDLKLDLGITIGVAPQSFEGLAMKELGSYGVTVAFPKEHRFAKLKQVPLAEVAKEGLITFTKSEHPEAHSAIRKILSGFTEEPNIVMECDGISSLFAAVESGKGVAIGFETMAKLAGSRLNFRPVLPAPPRLPVVVIYDQAKLSSAGTDFLAILAAVKLKSLRPAAGLLIV
- a CDS encoding amidohydrolase; the encoded protein is MSALRLLALSHLLLVGLHARGDELRPGADLIVFNAKITTQHLAQPTASAVAIKRGRIYAVGDDAEILALKNSKTKLIDAEGHRLIPGINDAHVHVLNENNYNYNVRWDGVPTLSRALEMLKEQAKRTPKGQWVKVIGGWSPYQFKENRFPTLEELNAAVPDRPYIVQYAYNQAFLNELAMKEIGVGTPKFQMPPGTEFEKDMQGKYTGVVRGFTWTFVALEAVVPLPSFAEKVNSLAYAINDLNRFGVVSALESGSIIPYPEGHKPIEALIRDQRLNVRFPFMDLQLVEPGASMVDAEIDAITKKSPTSPGDNTHPTLAHGHEYQTNGEVLNAQLHDHENFDRPAVVIDREFMRKTVEEDVGKLVKRRSPFRMHISYDENISPFLDALEALNKKTPFDGLRWSIEHAETISPKNIERIKKLGGGIALDDKMALHGDGFIKTHGREVALQTPRLRQLVDSGIPLAMTTDGFRASSYNPWVAIQWMVTGKSVSGSEILAKDNRLSREEALKLYTLGAAWFTKTENESGRIAPGNLADFALLSTDYFSVPEEEIQHITSVMTVVDGKVVFGAGKYSKLAPELPKIIPTWSPIKYFGGYYGAK
- a CDS encoding alpha/beta hydrolase codes for the protein MAEHIIYLLGPFQVPGLGQERHVRVYAPNEAAGGAPVLFMFDGQNIFHDAPSFSGGWYVHHAVKQLAEQGLPAPVIVGIDHGGSSRLDELSPFTSGDSAGRADDLLAWVKAELAPQIAQEFKVRTDPAGTAVGGSSMGGLAALYAHFRHPDLFGAALCMSPSFWFAERKIFDYVAAQPKPWTSRIYIDAGAKEDGGSVVADAERLVHHLRERGWDDTSLCWIADQDGTHSEHDWRKRAPAALQFLFTGTPGKRPEAASSPPAGEVSPQPA